A stretch of DNA from Glycine max cultivar Williams 82 chromosome 18, Glycine_max_v4.0, whole genome shotgun sequence:
TAAACAGGCGACACAATATAGATTTCAATTTGATATAGAaatcttattataaatttaagagatGGAGAAAGTAGGGGACGTACTTTAAATGGTGACCCAGACTACCTTGCTTTATTCAGTTTTTTCACTACCTCAGCATAGATAGATGCCTTTTTCTCCACAATAGGTCTGCCAGTCAGAGGAACAATCTCCATGCTAGGCATACCAGAAGAGACTTGTGAAGTAGAAGACACAAATGCAAGCTGACCCGAGAGGGTACCCACGTTGCTGTTAGCAGCAATGAGAAATTTTAACAGAAAGAGTAAATAAGGATTACAAAGAAGGTTAACTTCACCCAAAAAGGAGATATCCTCATTAACaaagacacaaaaataaaacaaaaaaaataacaattaaataaacaattctATTATTGCAATAAATCTATCCAATCCCTTTGTCATAATCAAGTCCTAAAAGGCATAAAAAtctaaaggtattttttattcaagGCATTTTACTacaatttaacaaataaaagaaaaacaaatataactaTATAGGACAGATTTATTATTTTCAGCAATGCAAGGGAAATGTAAAAACACAtcaaatatgcaaaaaaaaaaaaaatggtttactAATACTATGCCAAGGATTCTTAGCCAAGGCCTATTGCAAAAGATATCTCCagtaaaatatgaaaagaaaccAAACCTCAAATTACAAGAAGATAATAGAAAACATAACAAACGATTATACCATAAAAGACATCATTACACTAACCTCTAATACTTTCATCATATAATCATTGAAACTCTTGAGATTATCCTTCTGAGCTTCTTGGACAGCAGAGACCATTGCCATTTCATGAACCTGAGAGAAAAACATAGTACACAATATTTGTCACAATTCCATTCAAAAAGGACTAGATGTATAGTGTAAGAAGATTTTCTTGATTTTCCATATCAAATAACAGAACTTCACATACAAAGTGAATACTTTTGCTTATAGAACAAAGGGGACAACAGACAAAAGCTATGTGATTgaatacataattaaaaaaacttactaACAATCAAAATTCATAACCAAAGAGTACCTTGTTGCAGCAATAGATTGAGAAGGTGCTTCCTTTTCTAATTTAGATTACTGTCACATAACATTTATAGCATAACACAAATTTTCAAGCTACCTTTTTAGTCCAACTACCACCGTCCTAACCTACTAACCCAACAAATAACTTACAAGAACAGAACAGCAACAGAAAgaaggtaaaaaaattaaaaaattgacaataaaatgataaaacgaaaaggaaaaagaaaaataggctATTTATTATCGCTTCACCGGTAGCTTCGGTAGGCTGGGGTATACATACAGCTCTCTGCAAACTTCACCAAATCTTTAGGTTGAGGAAGGCGAGTGGCCAAGCCTGACACAAAAAcacaaactcagttttataagtcataacatttttttttttcaaaattttaaaaaacttaacataaaataaaaaaaaagtgcaacCATAGAACCTCCAATAGCtaaaaaaggtaattaaacTTAATAGCTTACCAAGCTCATAAGCCTTAGCAGCAACATTGGCAGCTATGTGTGCTGAAATctttcttatgttggtgaatgGTGGGTATATGAGTCCCTTATCAAAGTTCTCTTGGCTCACTTGTGCAACCAAAGCCTCAGCTGGTCCATCACAAAATAATATGACATTGtattaaatttcaaatgattataataaaatgtatatttcATTCCTACCATCAACCCATTTTGACCTGTCCCAAAcatagatttaaaattaatcttcaCAAGTGTCATGAGTACTTACAGGCAGCTAGAAGCAGGTCATCATGCACTCGAATGGTCCCAGACATTATTAAACCAAGACCAAATCCAGGAAATATGTATGCATTATTGGCCTGATGAACAAACAAGCAAAATGTCCAAATTGGACCTTGTTGCtgaggtaattttttttttttttaaatgtttagttAAAATCTCAGGGGCTTATATTATAGACCTGGCCAGGCACAAACACTTTGCCCTCATACTCAACAGGAGAAAATGGGCTCCCACTTGCAAAAATGGCACTTCCCTGATGGTGATACACAAGAATAAGGGAAGAAACACAAACACATACGAATAAACAAAAATTGACTCTGATagttcatttttcaatcaagcCAAAGAAGAGGGGGGTtcagaaaatacataaaaagtaGCTTACCAAAACAAAGCAAGCAACACATATagttgaaattcaaataaagaaacaaatataCTGTAAATGAAATTCATAAGACATACACATGCTTCAATGAGGAACCAAAACTAAATCACTAATTAACATTATCTTTCCAATACCTTGCCttcatttacataaaatatttaaaaaggtaGAAGGAAAAAGTTGAAAAGGAAAACATGCAATTTCTTGATGAAATTTGAGGAGCCAAGTTTAGATGAGAAAAAGAgtcatatattttctatttctacCTAGACATGCAGCTTATTCAACACATCTTCCAAATAAAATATCTATGAAAAAACTAAGGTAATTATGCTATACATAATATATACCACTTTAGCTGTCTGAGCATTAGTTATATTTTAGACCAAATACGAAGCAAAAATGCATAGTCTTATCCCATATCGGCTGCTGCAATAAAACCTCCTTAAAGATATGAGTTATACTCCAACCAAGTACCCCAAACCCTTAAGTGTTTTGTGCAATAAAATTTCACAAAACACTCCGCAACtaattgcttatattttgtatttacatATATGTCGTTTAACATAATACACAATATCAAACATTTCTAAATATTAAATACCTCACCAacaatcttaattaatttttcactattttttttttcatcacatctcatcaattattatatcaatatttttctctcatctctttctatttcttttaaggtttcaattgattttgagtgttaaaagactttttttccTACAAAATAATCATTGTTTCCTTATACCACCGAATGAACCTTTGACACGTATATGATAATAAACCCCAACCCTATACAGTTTGGTCATTCCATTCTTTCCTCATTACTATGTCATCATTGTCGGTTTCAAAATAGTGTATGATTTTGTACCATTTAGGGACTAAACAATTGTCGATCTCTAAATTGTATAGTTGGAGTGTGCCATATTTAGTTATGAAATCATTGTCTGTCGCTAAACTGTGTCAATTGGAGTATGTGTCAAAGCTTTACAGTTTATACTTTATAGTGATCAAATTGGCGATGAGTTTAAagtttagaaaataatgaacaatttaTCAATTGGTTTAATTTGGTTGCTGCTAAACCTagctaataattaaataacccGA
This window harbors:
- the LOC100791943 gene encoding NADP-dependent malic enzyme, with amino-acid sequence MAVLDFITTVGSAIFASGSPFSPVEYEGKVFVPGQANNAYIFPGFGLGLIMSGTIRVHDDLLLAASEALVAQVSQENFDKGLIYPPFTNIRKISAHIAANVAAKAYELGLATRLPQPKDLVKFAESCMYTPAYRSYR